CTATCGCTTCTGTTGCAACATCTTTTTCACAGTCGTTCTGTGGAACGTCATCTTCTCTGTTTTTTTCAAGACctgtaaagtttaaaaaattgatGATTTACAGAAAACTATGTCactcttaaaaaaaatgaacgatTCCAACCTTCATTTTTTGTGACAACCCACCATTGCTGCTCGATATGAATAGAAATCAGATGACTTTGATGTATCGCAATCTTATAGagtcaaaattttaactgatCGTTAACTCTTCCAATTGTAGCCAATATGTTATAAAATTATAcatgaaagttttaaaaaatggaattgATCAGCCGGTAAAAAATATCTTGATTGTTAAACAAAATCTCCTCATCAGTAACCCAAGGAATGTATGAAGAACAGTGTGGAGAATGTGAATCCCTATATTAAGAATAAAAGtttaacaaaaatatttctgcaGGGATGCACATGGACCACGAAACATAATAtagtaaaaattttttttttgcaatcgCTAAAGCAGAAGCAATGGACATACAGCGATGAATTATGAAGGCCAAATGGAGGATAATACTGAAAAGATACGCATTTGAAAATCATCAGgtactaattattattattatcgttactTTTCTATCGGTAAATTTGATTTCTTACCATAGACCATCTTCCACATCCTGTCAACAAGGGACTGGCACTGTTTCTCCCAAGAGAATCTTTCATCATAACTTCTTCGCAGTCTTTGGATTTCCTCAAGCCGCTGCGCCCTTGATTTTTGACGGATGGCTGCAATTGCCTTTGCCCATTCCTTGGGGTCATCAGAGTCGATCACAAATGATTCACCCATTGGAAGACCACGCAGTGCTTTTCCAAATCCAGAGTTTCCACTAACTAGAATGGGAAGACCAGCTGACATGGCCTCCAATGCTGTCAAACCGAACCCCTCAGTTCTTGATGGCATAATGGCCAGGTCGACTTCACAAAACAATTCTCTCAATCTTTGTTTGTCTTTCACAAATGATCTCACAATCAGCTGGTTCTTTGAAATGGCAGTCTGGAGTAAGATTTCTGCGACGTCATCCTGCCTTCCATCGGATGCACCAACGAAAACAAGACTATAGGAACTGTCCTTCAATTCAACTATGGATTGAGCGGCAATGTCGTATCCTTTAAGACTAAAGTCTTCAAAATCACCGCGACCGAAGGTTAACACTTTGAAATTCATATTCTCTTGTTCAGAATGCTCAACATCTGAAAACTCTGTAAAGGAACCTGGTATTAATTGAAAGATTTCTCGACGAGATGAACGCAACTGCGACGAGATCGCGTGTTTCAATTTGGGTCCAACGGCTACAACGAGATCTGCAATTTGACAAAGTTCAACCTCAGCTCTGTTCTTCCCTTCTCCCTTGGCAATGGCGCTTGGATAGTTCTTATGCATTGCCAGCTCTTCAGGCTCAGTGTGAACAACCTGCACCCACTTACAGCAATGAGACTTTCTTATAATCTGTGCTTGTCTACCAAGCTTTGCTCCATGGCCGATCACAACCTGAACGTCGAGGTCTTCTGGGGGAACGATCAACCAGTCAAGAGGATCACTGTAGGCAGGAAGGCGCCCTGCTTCCCGGATGGAAATGTTGTGACTTTTGGCAGCTCTCTTATGCTCTTCGCCACACTCAAATTCGGGTACAAGAATGGTGACTTCTACGTATGGGTCTTTTGCCAAATGTATGGCAAGAGTCCTGTTTATTGTTGACAAGCCACCCTTGGACGACCCCCACTCATTCGCGAGAAGGGTAACTTTCAGTACCAGACGCTCTGGACGAGCCTGAGCGGTATCAGGTGATGATGATGGAGTACACGCTTCCTGCGTAGCAACCAAAATTGGatactttaaaataaaaatttcatatCTGGGGGCTTGTTAGTTTAAATATATGGCTACAGTCACTGTGGCTACTCTTTATAAAGACACAATTTGAAGTAGTATATGTAATCGATTGATATGTAATATGTTAACAGCACTGCTAGAGATTGCATTTCACTGCTACCTACCTTACTTTCTATTTGTGAGAACCACTGTTCTTGTCCCGTAACCGTGAGTACCTCCTCTGCAGGTTTCTTCTTGCAAATCAGAGGAACGCCTTGTCGTAACTCAAGGAGGTGAAGACAATCTTCATGAGAACATGCAATCCGATTGTGGCTTGAGCATTTTTCCCGCTGACAATACGGACAGGCGACCCGAATTTGATACTGCAATCCACCTTTATAGAGATCACGTGACAAAACTTGGAAAGTTGCCTCCACAAACTCACGAACCTGCACCGCCACCTCACTTGTGTCATCTACTGAGATCTGCTGAGGTTGGTTTCTTTGCTTGATAAAAAACTTAATAAACTGCTTCTTACAAATAAGAACAAAATCATGGAAACTTTGCTTCCCAATAACAAACCACGCTCCATTTTGGAACAGGGTAGGGGGCTGTGTTGGACCAGCTTCAGAACACCAACGGACAGATCGAGAAACAAGGCGTGTGAACAGACCATGGGGTACAGAGCCGCTGACAAAGTAAACATACAGGGGACATGGGTCCAGCCTTGAGGGCGCCATGGAACAAAGGGAATCAGGTGACGCTTTGAGATGAGATGGAACAAAATACTTTTCACCTGTctttgaagatgaaaattttgcaATCAATCCAAATTGTTCCATCAAATCAAGAATGTCTTTCCTGGCAACACCTTCCAGGAGAAAGTTGGAAAACACAAGATCAACCAGTTCCATGGAGAGAACACCGCTTTCTTTAACTTCCTTCCAGTGCTTGGCAACCTTAGGAACCTAAGACGGAATAAGGTGAAGGACAATAACAAAGCCTTCTTAAAATAGTGATATCTTGGGAGAATTTTGAGCCAGTTAATTAATGCACTTGTgaattgtaggttattttatctaatattttaataaacaaaccaagaaaaagaTCTAGAGTTTTCCGTTTTTGTGTGGGGACGCATATAAAGAAAAAGTTACGTAGTCTGCCTAGCAAGTACTACTGGGTGAATAAAAGTAAAGAGGATAACCTTCTAAGCAGCCCTTCCGTTTGGTTCGTCACACAATTCTTTCCAATCACGTTAGAAGATTTACGAagttaagttttcttttctttacaacGTTCACCATAACCTCGCGctgagagaaaacaatagaaacgtggTTGTCGTGGTAGAAGGAAACAATGTGAAACAATGAAATgtggaaaaggaaaaagggatGTGGGAAAgtggaaaaatgtttttcgtgGTAGAAAGGGCTAGTGTGGCTTCGTACTCATGAAAGATTAACGATTTGCGCGCATAGTAAACCGGAACAACTTACTAAACAATGAAAGCGGTATGAAATGCAACTTGCATAACTACGTCACAGGCGAGTTAGCGCTTATTCCTTCGACAACCTGAATCAACCAATGAATACTTTTCCTAGTTCTTACATGTAGTCGTCAACTAATAAAAAAGCAAGACCTTCATCTACCAAGAAATAACTGGAAAACCTGTCCAAAGGGTTAAAAATAGCACACGACCTTATCTTAGGGCCTGtgtacatggaggtgggggaccccaggcaggtgaggtaacccgcttaggtggggtaacccgcctgtccacataatgTCCCATTTTAATTTGaccacgtttacatgatagctGGGGTGACCGGcagcgggttacctcacttaCCTAGGGTCCTCCACCTCGATGTAAACTGGCTCTAAGATAAGGTCGTGTGctatttttaaccctttaaagaGATTcaaccgcattttattcatgagataaagacaaaaggttatgacgtcatcagctTTTATATATTCCAGCGAAGATTCCACCGCAAAAAAAGGCTGATTCTATGCCTAATATACTACTGAggatagactacgagtagccCCTTATTTTCCCCTGGGATATTTGAGCGATTAAAATACAGGAGCGTTTGTCACCTTCCTCGAGGGTGACAaatttcacgcgcgctcgcgtaaTTCGCTCGCTTCACTATCCCTGAGGAAGAGACTACTTGTAATCTAGTTAAAGAGGGTTGCGTAACGAGCCAAAAGGAAGTCAGCGTAGGAGACAATATTGCTTGGTACAAGCTAAACTTCTTCGTTTTTTTTGTGTAGGTTGAGCAGTGTTATAAATTTTTCGCAATTCGCTTCTCGCGTGCATCAGTTTGGGCGGTGAAAAGTCAGGTTTCCTTTCTATATACAATATGTATTTTCACTCTGTTTGGTTGTCCGATTCCTTTGAGCCTACATAAAAGGTAAATTGCAGGTAAATTGGTTATAAGCTCCTCTTATTGTTAGCGGGTACCTCGTGATGTCACCTGATGTCCTTCGAAATTGAAACAAGAATCCTCTTGGGATATTACAACGTTCAAATAAGAAAGTGCAGTGACAATGTTTCATTGTAATGTTTACTCTTAGTGACGTCAGTATAGCGGGCTGATTACAGGGACGACTGCCCACCAGGTGTTAGCACTAATTCAGTTGTTATAGGTTTGTTATAAGATTTCATTTCAGAATTACGTCGCCTACCCTAACTGTTTTACACTGGGGAAATATTAGGTAGCAGCACAATCCACTACGATTTTGCTGTTTACAAATATTTGAGGA
The sequence above is a segment of the Porites lutea chromosome 3, jaPorLute2.1, whole genome shotgun sequence genome. Coding sequences within it:
- the LOC140931298 gene encoding uncharacterized protein isoform X1, giving the protein MVEKMFHIPVSRDSVQEEERGEAIVQNDDNKKRKQVGTDGEKEEVSLVNKVGDPNEDSVSELTLAGPDHELVVDTTSPSEEIKERAVQLIKEIQDDDFKPEESVVSIELWDFAGQHLYYASHPVFLSSRALYILVCNLSKSLHDTAKPCVRQGSRNVDLENPNGETNLENLLSWLSTVHSVAQMRRKTCDDVEEEVPHLRPPVIIVGTHADKPFEDIETMKTEIQNAIAGKDYEGHVVRPIFSIDNTAKLTQRKIKTMVFGKDENIDEIQALQIKIMEVLRQEPYIGERIPIRWLNFEKVINALLSKPVYYLSITELRTLAKEKCFIHDKKEFTTMVNFYHDLGIIIKHRSTVILSTLWLIKLFGQLITIPDFTKMVPKVAKHWKEVKESGVLSMELVDLVFSNFLLEGVARKDILDLMEQFGLIAKFSSSKTGEKYFVPSHLKASPDSLCSMAPSRLDPCPLYVYFVSGSVPHGLFTRLVSRSVRWCSEAGPTQPPTLFQNGAWFVIGKQSFHDFVLICKKQFIKFFIKQRNQPQQISVDDTSEVAVQVREFVEATFQVLSRDLYKGGLQYQIRVACPYCQREKCSSHNRIACSHEDCLHLLELRQGVPLICKKKPAEEVLTVTGQEQWFSQIESKEACTPSSSPDTAQARPERLVLKVTLLANEWGSSKGGLSTINRTLAIHLAKDPYVEVTILVPEFECGEEHKRAAKSHNISIREAGRLPAYSDPLDWLIVPPEDLDVQVVIGHGAKLGRQAQIIRKSHCCKWVQVVHTEPEELAMHKNYPSAIAKGEGKNRAEVELCQIADLVVAVGPKLKHAISSQLRSSRREIFQLIPGSFTEFSDVEHSEQENMNFKVLTFGRGDFEDFSLKGYDIAAQSIVELKDSSYSLVFVGASDGRQDDVAEILLQTAISKNQLIVRSFVKDKQRLRELFCEVDLAIMPSRTEGFGLTALEAMSAGLPILVSGNSGFGKALRGLPMGESFVIDSDDPKEWAKAIAAIRQKSRAQRLEEIQRLRRSYDERFSWEKQCQSLVDRMWKMVYGLEKNREDDVPQNDCEKDVATEAIAGVEKKREDDVLKNDFEKDAATGPMAGEPIFLALQQILLEARIESSKTKLSQALKTTALEKGFAISDNQGEGNCMFFALSEQLDLIKGIQMSHDELRRTIVQHLRENARLPDGTELFHFVDGYPSWDAYLTSMLADGTWGDHVILHGAAYCFQTCIQVISSLQHHHDVMICPEFDVTGSNRLVLGHVHELHYVSLIPHKGGKDV
- the LOC140931298 gene encoding uncharacterized protein isoform X2, whose protein sequence is MVEKMFHIPVSRDSVQEEERGEAIVQNDDNKKRKQVGDPNEDSVSELTLAGPDHELVVDTTSPSEEIKERAVQLIKEIQDDDFKPEESVVSIELWDFAGQHLYYASHPVFLSSRALYILVCNLSKSLHDTAKPCVRQGSRNVDLENPNGETNLENLLSWLSTVHSVAQMRRKTCDDVEEEVPHLRPPVIIVGTHADKPFEDIETMKTEIQNAIAGKDYEGHVVRPIFSIDNTAKLTQRKIKTMVFGKDENIDEIQALQIKIMEVLRQEPYIGERIPIRWLNFEKVINALLSKPVYYLSITELRTLAKEKCFIHDKKEFTTMVNFYHDLGIIIKHRSTVILSTLWLIKLFGQLITIPDFTKMVPKVAKHWKEVKESGVLSMELVDLVFSNFLLEGVARKDILDLMEQFGLIAKFSSSKTGEKYFVPSHLKASPDSLCSMAPSRLDPCPLYVYFVSGSVPHGLFTRLVSRSVRWCSEAGPTQPPTLFQNGAWFVIGKQSFHDFVLICKKQFIKFFIKQRNQPQQISVDDTSEVAVQVREFVEATFQVLSRDLYKGGLQYQIRVACPYCQREKCSSHNRIACSHEDCLHLLELRQGVPLICKKKPAEEVLTVTGQEQWFSQIESKEACTPSSSPDTAQARPERLVLKVTLLANEWGSSKGGLSTINRTLAIHLAKDPYVEVTILVPEFECGEEHKRAAKSHNISIREAGRLPAYSDPLDWLIVPPEDLDVQVVIGHGAKLGRQAQIIRKSHCCKWVQVVHTEPEELAMHKNYPSAIAKGEGKNRAEVELCQIADLVVAVGPKLKHAISSQLRSSRREIFQLIPGSFTEFSDVEHSEQENMNFKVLTFGRGDFEDFSLKGYDIAAQSIVELKDSSYSLVFVGASDGRQDDVAEILLQTAISKNQLIVRSFVKDKQRLRELFCEVDLAIMPSRTEGFGLTALEAMSAGLPILVSGNSGFGKALRGLPMGESFVIDSDDPKEWAKAIAAIRQKSRAQRLEEIQRLRRSYDERFSWEKQCQSLVDRMWKMVYGLEKNREDDVPQNDCEKDVATEAIAGVEKKREDDVLKNDFEKDAATGPMAGEPIFLALQQILLEARIESSKTKLSQALKTTALEKGFAISDNQGEGNCMFFALSEQLDLIKGIQMSHDELRRTIVQHLRENARLPDGTELFHFVDGYPSWDAYLTSMLADGTWGDHVILHGAAYCFQTCIQVISSLQHHHDVMICPEFDVTGSNRLVLGHVHELHYVSLIPHKGGKDV